The DNA sequence GGCGGCCGGATCGCTGCCGCACGCGACCGCGGCGGCGTACTCCCACGCGGTCGGGGTGCGGAAGAGGAAGCGCCCGGCGCGCACGACGTGGCCCTGCCGGTCGCAGGTCCGCTTGGTCATCAGGCGGCCGCGGCGGGTGAGCCGGTCGAAGATCCCCTTGGTGGCTGGCAGCATCGCGGCGAAATCGTAGCGGAGCGGCCGGGAGGCGAGTTGTATTGTGGCCCGATGACGGCCGTACCCGACGCAACCGAACTGGACGGCTCCGGCCGGGCGGCCCAGCCGCGTCAGCTCATCGTGACGGTGTACGGCCTCTACTCGCGCACCGAAGGCGGCTGGCTGTCGGTCGCCTCGCTGATCGACCTGCTCGCGGCCGTCGGCGTCGACGAACCGGCGGTGCGCTCGTCGATCTCCCGGCTGAAGCGGCGCGGCATCCTCGAAGCGGTCCGCCGCGACGCGACGGCGGGCTACGAACTGTCCGGCGAAGCCCGCGAAATCCTGCGCGAGGGCGACGAGCGGATCTTCCGCCGCGACCGCGCGACCCCGGCCGACGGCTGGCTGCTCGCGGTGTTCTCGGTGCCGGAGACCGAACGCCACAAGCGCCACCTCCTGCGCACCCAGCTCGCCCGGATGGGATTCGGGACGGCGGCTTCGGGCGTCTGGATCGCGCCGGCCCACCTGCACGGGGCGGCCGCCGAGGCACTCACCCGGCTCGGCCTGGCCGGGTACGCCGACCTGTTCCGCGCCGACCACCTGGCGTTCGGCGACGTCGCCGCGAAGGTTCGCGACTGGTGGGACCTCGACCGGCTGGACGAGCTGTACACGACGTTCCTCGACGAGCACGGCCCGGCACTGCGCCGCTGGCAGCGCCGCGAGCCGGCGGCCGGCGCGGAGGCGTTCGCCGACTACATCCGCGTGCTGACCGGCTGGCGGCGGATGCCCTACCTCGACCCAGGGCTGCCCGCGGAGTTCCTGCCCGCCGGCTGGTCCGGAATCCGCGCGGCCGAGCTGTTCTTCGAGCTGCACGCACGCCTGGAAACCCCGGCACGCACCTACGTCGCCAAGTCGATCAACCTCTGCTAAGCACCGCGAACCCCTGGACCTCGACCAAGGCCTCCTCGTCCCAAAGCCGGGAAACGCCGATGCCCGCCATCGCCGGGTACTCCGTGCCCGCGAGCCGCTTCCAGACCCGGCCGATCTCGCGCGCGTGGGCGCGGTAGTCCGGCATGTCGACGATGTAGATGGTCACGCTGCACAGGTCTTCCGGGGAACCGCCGGCCGCGCGCAGCGATGCCAGCAGGTTGCCCAGCGCGCGCTCGAACTGCTCGACGACGCCGTCGCCGACGATCCGGTTGTCCTCGTCGAGCGCGGTCTGGCCGGCGAGGAAGACGACCCGGCCTTCGGCCACCACCGCGTGCGAGAACCCGGACGGCTTGCCCAGCTCCGGCGGGTTGATGCGTTCCATGGGCCCACCGTACGGCATCTTTCGCGTTATTGACGGTCGTAGTGGTGACGACATACCCTGGACGGCGTGCGTATCGCGGTCATCGGCGGCGGCCCGGCGGGCCTGTACTTCGCCGCGCTGGCGAAACAGCTCGGTCCCGGCCACGAAATCACGGTCTGGGAGCGCAACGCCCCGGACGACACCTTCGGCTTCGGCGTCGTGTTCTCCGACGAGACGCTCGGCGGCATCGAGCACGCCGACGCGGCGGTGCACGAGGCCATGAAGGCCGAGTTCGCGCGCTGGGACGACATCGACGTCCACTACCGCGGCACTGTCACCACCTCGGGCGGCCACGGCTTCGCCGCGATGAGCCGCAAGCGCTTGCTCGGCATCCTGCAGAGCCGCTGCGGCGAACTCGGCGTCGGGCTGCACTTCCGCGAGGAGGCGCCCGCGGACCTCTCGGGATACGACCTCGTCGTCGCCGCCGACGGCCTCAACTCCGCGGTCCGGAACCGGTTCGCCGAGACGTTCCGCCCGAGCGTCGAGACCCGCCGGTGCCGCTACATCTGGCTGGGCACGGACCTGGTGTTCGACGCCTTCAAGTTCTACGTCCTCGAGACGCCCGCCGGGATCATGCAGATCCACGGCTACCCGTACGGCCGCGACGGCAGCACGTTCATCCTCGAGGTCCAGGAGGACGTCTGGCAGCGGACGTTCGCCCCGGTCGCGGCGGCTTCGCTGAAGCCGGGCGAGAGCGACGAGAAGTCGATCGCGCTGATCCGCGAGCTGTGCGCCGACGTCCTGGACGGTCACCAGGTCATGGCGAACAACTCGAAGTGGGTTTCGTTCGGCACGGTCCGCTGCGAGACGTGGGTGCACGAGAACGTCGTCCTCCTCGGCGACGCGGCGCACACCGCGCACTTCTCGATCGGCTCCGGCACGAAGCTGGCGATGGAGGACGCGCTCGCGCTGGCCGCGTGCCTGCACGAGAACGACGGGGTGGCGGCGGCGCTCAAGGCCTACGAGCTGGAACGGCGGCCGGTCGTCACGTCGACGCAGCGCGCCGCGCAGGCCAGCCTGGAGTGGTTCGAGAACATCGCGCAGTACGCGCACCAGGAGCCGCCGCAGTTCGCGTTCAACATCCTCACGCGCAGCCGCCGCGTCACCTACGACAACCTCCGCCTGCGCGACCCGGAGTTCGCGACCGAGCTGGACCGCTGGTTCGCGATGTCGCTCGGCACGACGTCGCGGCCGCCGATGTTCCAGCCGTTCAAGCTCGGTTCGCTGGAGCTGCCGAACCGGATCGTCGTGTCCCCGATGGACATGTACTCGGCGGAAGACGGCGTGCCCGGCGACTTCCACCTGGTGCACCTGGGCAGCAAGGCACTGGGCGGCGCCGGGCTGGTGATGACCGAGATGGTCTGCGTCTCCCCCGAAGGCCGGATCACCCCCGGCTGCGGCGGGCTGTACACGCCGGAGCAGGAAGCCGCCTGGAAGCGGGTGGTGGACTTCGTGCACGCGCAGTCGCCCGCGCGCATCGGCGTCCAGTTGGGACACTCGGGCCGCAAGGGTTCGACGAAGCTGATGTGGGACGGCATCGACGAGCCGCTCCCGGCGGACAACTGGGAAGTCTGCGCGCCTTCGGCCTTGCCGTACTCTCCGCGGAACCAGGTCCCGCGTGAACTGTCCACATCGGACCTCACCGAGATCCGCGACCAGTTCGTCGCGTGCGCCCAGGCCGCCGCCCGCGCCGGGTTCGACGTCCTCGAACTGCACTGCGCGCACGGCTACCTGCTGTCGTCGTTCCTCTCCCCGCTGACCAACCTGCGGACCGATTCCTACGGCGGCTCGCTGGAGAACCGGCTGCGTTTCCCGCTCGAAGTCTTCGACGCGGTCCGCGCCGCGTGGCCCGCCGAGCGGCCGATGACCGTCCGGATCTCGGCGACCGACTGGTGCGAGGGCGGCGTCGACGCCGACGACGCGGTCGAGATCGCGCGCGCGTTCGCTTCCCACGGCGCCGCGGGCATCGACGTCTCGACCGGCCAGGTCGTCAGTGAGGAACGCCCGCAGTACGGGCGTAGCTACCAGACGCCGTACGCGGACCGGATCCGCAACGAGATCGGCGAGGAGTACGGGATCGCGGTGATCGCGGTCGGCGCGATCTCGTCGTACGACGACGTGAACTCGCTGATCCTGGCCGGGCGCGCGGACCTCTGCGCACTGGGCCGAACCCACCTCTACGATCCACAGTGGACGCTGCACGCGGCGGCCGAGCAGGGTTACCCGATGGCGTGGCCGAAGCCGTTCGCCGCGGGCAGCCGCAAACCCCAGACCGGCCGCAGCGACGGGCCGGAGCCGCGCCTCGACCTCGTCCGGTCGGGGCCGGCGGGGACCGCCCATGCCCGCTGGCGACCGGGAGCCGCGCGATGACCGCTTTCGCTTTGACCGCCGAGCAACAGGCCTTCGCCGCGGAAGTCCGGCGGCTGGCCGAAGACCAGTTGCGTCCGCTCGCCGAGTCCGGCGTGGAGGGTGCGGTCAACCGCCCGCTGCTCAAGGCGATGGGTGCGCTGGGACTGCTGGCCCGGCTGTTCCCCGGCGTCGCCTCGGGTACGCCGTCGCGGCAGGCGGCGGCGACGGACCTGTGCATCCTGCGCGAGAACCTGGCGATGGTGAGCACCGAGGCCGAGACGGCGCTGGCGTTGCAGGGCCTGGGAACCTACCCGGTCCTGCAGTCCGGACAGGACGAGCAGGTCGCGAAGTGGCTGCCCGCGGTGGCGGCCGGCGACGCGGTGGCGGCGTTCGCGCTGACCGAACCGGACGCCGGTTCGGACGCGGCGGCGCTGTCGCTCTCCGCGGAGCCCGACGGTGACGGCTGGCGGCTCACCGGATCCAAGATGTGGATTTCGAACGCGCCGGAAGCCGACTTCTACACGGTTTTCGCCCGCACCACCCCGGACGCGGGTTCCCGCGGCGTCAGCGCGTTCGTCGTCCCGGCCGACCGCCCGGGCCTCGGCGGCGAGCACCTCGACCTGGTGAGCCCGCACCCGATCGGCACGGTCACGTTCGACGCCGTCGAGGTCCGGCGCGAGGAACTGCTCGGCGAGGAGAACCGCGGCTTCGCCGTGGCGATGCGGACCCTCGACCTGTTCCGCCCGAGCGTCGGCGCCTTCGCCGTCGGCATGGCACAGGCGGCCCTCGACGCCACAGTGGACTACACGGGTGAGCGGAAAGCCTTCGGCGGCCCGCTGATCAAGCAGCAGGCGGTGGCCCACGCACTGGCGGAGATGGCAACGCGCACGGAAGCCGCGCGCCTGCTGGTCTACGCGGCAGCGGGCGCGTACGACGCGGGCGAGCAGAACCTCGGCGGCCGCGCGGCGATGGCGAAGCTGTTCGCGACCGAGGCAGCCCAGTTCGTCGTCGACTCGGCGGTCCAGCTGCACGGTGCCCGCGCCCTGCGCCGCGGGCACCTGCTGGAGCACCTCTACCGCGAGGTCCGCGCCCCACGCATCTACGAAGGCGCCTCGGAGATCCAGCGGACGATCATCGCCCGCTGGCTCGCTTCGGCGTCCGGTCGAGCCACCACTGGCTGAGCAGCAACAGGGTCAGCACGCTCAGCACGGCCGAGACCGTGGCGGCGCTGAGGATCATCGTCTCCTTGTCCCCGCCGCGCGGCAGGACCAGCAGGAACCCGAGCGGGGACAGGGCTCGCGTCATCAGCGTGTTCATGCACATGGCGAAGCTGCGGACCATCCACTTGCGGTGGTCGGCGAACCGGCGCTCCCGAACCGCCCGCCACCCGGCGATCGTGAACCCGAGCCACAGCAAGGCGGCCACGACGTCCAGCGCGGCGACGACCGGCCCGAACGGGCTGACCGCACCGATCACCGCCGCCATCACGGCGGCGGGAACGGCCCCGGCGAAGACGTAGACCCGCCCGACCCGGCGGTGCACGACCGGGTGCGTCCGCCGCAACCACGGCCAGACCTGCAGGATGACGCCGACGATGGCGATACTGCCGAAGGCGATGTGCGCGACGAGGAACCAGTAGTGCGGCGCGAACCCGGCGGGCGCGGGCACCCGCGACCGCCCGGGATCCAGCGTGAGGTACGGCGGTACGGAATAGGCGAGGAACGCGGCGACGATCAGGCCGAGCGGCGCCACCCACGGCCGCCGCCACCAGCTCGGTTTCCCCGGCGCGGGCGCCGGTCTGATCTCCGTGCGAACGGTCATGACCACCCCCAGGATCGACTACCGATCCGAAGGTAGGGAGATCCCGGGGGCGGGACCATGGGGTGAGCCACCACAACCCTGGTGGGGCTCACCCCACCGCCGTTCAGCTCCCCCGCACCCGCCGGACGGTGTCGCGGTAGAAGTAGCCGCTCTGCTTGATCGTCCGTTCCTGCGTCTCGTAGTCCACCCGGATCAGCCCGAACCGCTTCGCGTACCCGTAGGCCCACTCGAAGTTGTCCAAAAGGGACCAGGCGAAGTACCCGCGCACGTCCGCCCCCGCCTCACGGGCCGCTGCCACGGCCGCGATGTGCGAAGCCAGGTAGGCCGTCCGCTGCTCGTCGCGGACGAAGCCGGAGGAGTCCGGGTCGTCGTCGAAGGCCGAGCCGTTCTCCGTGATGTACATCGGGAGGCCCGGGTAGTCGCGGCCGAGCCGCGTCAGCAGTTCCGTGAACTTGCCCGGCAGGATCTCCCAGCCCATCGCCGTCGTCGGCTCGCCGAACGGGACCACTCGCGAAGCCGGCGCCCCCTCCTCGTCCACGGAAGAGCCGTTCTCGTCCACGCCGGAGAACTGCTGGCCGAAGTAGTAGTTCACGCCGAGGAAGTCCAGCGGCGTCGAAATGATCGACAGGTCGCCGTCCTGGACCGGGAGCTTCACCCCGCGGTCGGCGAGGTCCGCCACCACGTCTTCCGGGTACTGCCCGTGAACCAGCGGGTCCAGGTAGACGCGGACGCCGAGGCCGTCCGCCTGGCGGGCCGCGCGGACGTCCTCCTCGGAGTCCGTCGCCGGGTCGGCCGTGCACATGTTGAGCGTGATGCCGAACTGCGTGTCCGCCGGGGCGGCCTCGCGCATCCGCTGGACCGCCAGCCCGTGACCGAGCAGCAGGTGGTGCACCGCGTGCAGGCCGGCCGCGTAGTCCCGCCGCCCGGGCGCCATCACGCCGTGGACGTACCCGTGCATCGCCGAGCACCACGGCTCGTTCAACGTCGTCCAGTGGCGGACCCGGTCGGAAAGCCGGTCGAACACCAGCATCGCGTAGTCCGCGAACCGGTACGCCGTGTCACGCGCCGGCCAGCCGCCCGCGTCCTCCAGCTCCTGCGGCAGGTCCCAGTGGTACAGCGTCAGCCATGGCGTGATCCCGCGGCTCAGCGTCTCGTCGACCAGCCGGTCGTAGAAGCCGAGGCCCGCTTCGTTGACGCCGCCGCGGCCGCGCGGCTGGACCCGGGGCCACGCCACGGAAAAGCGGTAGGTGTCCGCACCCAGTTCGCGCACCAGCTCGATGTCCGACGGCATCCGGTGGTAGTGGTCGCACGCCACGTCACCGTTGTCGTTGTTGTCGATCGCCCACGGGACCTGGCAGAAGGTGTCCCAGATGGACGGTGTACGTCCGTCTTCCGCAACCGCGCCTTCGATCTG is a window from the Amycolatopsis sp. cg9 genome containing:
- a CDS encoding PaaX family transcriptional regulator C-terminal domain-containing protein codes for the protein MTAVPDATELDGSGRAAQPRQLIVTVYGLYSRTEGGWLSVASLIDLLAAVGVDEPAVRSSISRLKRRGILEAVRRDATAGYELSGEAREILREGDERIFRRDRATPADGWLLAVFSVPETERHKRHLLRTQLARMGFGTAASGVWIAPAHLHGAAAEALTRLGLAGYADLFRADHLAFGDVAAKVRDWWDLDRLDELYTTFLDEHGPALRRWQRREPAAGAEAFADYIRVLTGWRRMPYLDPGLPAEFLPAGWSGIRAAELFFELHARLETPARTYVAKSINLC
- a CDS encoding RidA family protein → MERINPPELGKPSGFSHAVVAEGRVVFLAGQTALDEDNRIVGDGVVEQFERALGNLLASLRAAGGSPEDLCSVTIYIVDMPDYRAHAREIGRVWKRLAGTEYPAMAGIGVSRLWDEEALVEVQGFAVLSRG
- a CDS encoding bifunctional salicylyl-CoA 5-hydroxylase/oxidoreductase; protein product: MRIAVIGGGPAGLYFAALAKQLGPGHEITVWERNAPDDTFGFGVVFSDETLGGIEHADAAVHEAMKAEFARWDDIDVHYRGTVTTSGGHGFAAMSRKRLLGILQSRCGELGVGLHFREEAPADLSGYDLVVAADGLNSAVRNRFAETFRPSVETRRCRYIWLGTDLVFDAFKFYVLETPAGIMQIHGYPYGRDGSTFILEVQEDVWQRTFAPVAAASLKPGESDEKSIALIRELCADVLDGHQVMANNSKWVSFGTVRCETWVHENVVLLGDAAHTAHFSIGSGTKLAMEDALALAACLHENDGVAAALKAYELERRPVVTSTQRAAQASLEWFENIAQYAHQEPPQFAFNILTRSRRVTYDNLRLRDPEFATELDRWFAMSLGTTSRPPMFQPFKLGSLELPNRIVVSPMDMYSAEDGVPGDFHLVHLGSKALGGAGLVMTEMVCVSPEGRITPGCGGLYTPEQEAAWKRVVDFVHAQSPARIGVQLGHSGRKGSTKLMWDGIDEPLPADNWEVCAPSALPYSPRNQVPRELSTSDLTEIRDQFVACAQAAARAGFDVLELHCAHGYLLSSFLSPLTNLRTDSYGGSLENRLRFPLEVFDAVRAAWPAERPMTVRISATDWCEGGVDADDAVEIARAFASHGAAGIDVSTGQVVSEERPQYGRSYQTPYADRIRNEIGEEYGIAVIAVGAISSYDDVNSLILAGRADLCALGRTHLYDPQWTLHAAAEQGYPMAWPKPFAAGSRKPQTGRSDGPEPRLDLVRSGPAGTAHARWRPGAAR
- a CDS encoding acyl-CoA dehydrogenase family protein encodes the protein MTAFALTAEQQAFAAEVRRLAEDQLRPLAESGVEGAVNRPLLKAMGALGLLARLFPGVASGTPSRQAAATDLCILRENLAMVSTEAETALALQGLGTYPVLQSGQDEQVAKWLPAVAAGDAVAAFALTEPDAGSDAAALSLSAEPDGDGWRLTGSKMWISNAPEADFYTVFARTTPDAGSRGVSAFVVPADRPGLGGEHLDLVSPHPIGTVTFDAVEVRREELLGEENRGFAVAMRTLDLFRPSVGAFAVGMAQAALDATVDYTGERKAFGGPLIKQQAVAHALAEMATRTEAARLLVYAAAGAYDAGEQNLGGRAAMAKLFATEAAQFVVDSAVQLHGARALRRGHLLEHLYREVRAPRIYEGASEIQRTIIARWLASASGRATTG
- a CDS encoding DUF2306 domain-containing protein — translated: MAPLGLIVAAFLAYSVPPYLTLDPGRSRVPAPAGFAPHYWFLVAHIAFGSIAIVGVILQVWPWLRRTHPVVHRRVGRVYVFAGAVPAAVMAAVIGAVSPFGPVVAALDVVAALLWLGFTIAGWRAVRERRFADHRKWMVRSFAMCMNTLMTRALSPLGFLLVLPRGGDKETMILSAATVSAVLSVLTLLLLSQWWLDRTPKRASGR
- a CDS encoding GH1 family beta-glucosidase encodes the protein MTETTAATADQQALIDTLPPDFRWGVATAAYQIEGAVAEDGRTPSIWDTFCQVPWAIDNNDNGDVACDHYHRMPSDIELVRELGADTYRFSVAWPRVQPRGRGGVNEAGLGFYDRLVDETLSRGITPWLTLYHWDLPQELEDAGGWPARDTAYRFADYAMLVFDRLSDRVRHWTTLNEPWCSAMHGYVHGVMAPGRRDYAAGLHAVHHLLLGHGLAVQRMREAAPADTQFGITLNMCTADPATDSEEDVRAARQADGLGVRVYLDPLVHGQYPEDVVADLADRGVKLPVQDGDLSIISTPLDFLGVNYYFGQQFSGVDENGSSVDEEGAPASRVVPFGEPTTAMGWEILPGKFTELLTRLGRDYPGLPMYITENGSAFDDDPDSSGFVRDEQRTAYLASHIAAVAAAREAGADVRGYFAWSLLDNFEWAYGYAKRFGLIRVDYETQERTIKQSGYFYRDTVRRVRGS